The [Clostridium] scindens ATCC 35704 nucleotide sequence TGCTGTCCACTCCGCCGGAAAATGCAACGATCACGTCCTTCTTGGCATAGCCTTCCATCTGTCTTCTCAGGCACTGCATCTTCTCTTCGTTCCTTTTCATTCCCTTTCCTCTTCCTGCCTTCCTCTTAATCCCAGCCTGTTTATCTGGGCCGCAATATAGCCCGCCCCGTATCCATTGTCAATATTCACCACCGAGATGCCATTGGCGCAGGAATTAATCATGGTCAGAAGGGCCGACAGTCCATGCATGCTGGCGCCATAGCCAACCGAAGTCGGGACGGCAATAACCGGCTTATCCACCAGGCCTCCGATAACGCTGGCAAGAGCGCCTTCCATGCCGGCCACCGCGATCACGCAATTGGCCCGCTGTATGGTCTCCAGCCTGGCGAGCAGCCTGTGCAGCCCGCTTACTCCCACATCGTAAACGCGCTCTACGCAGGCGCCAAAATATTCGGCCACCTGGGCCGCTTCCTCCGCTACCGGAATATCTGCCGTGCCTGCCGTACAGACGGAGATGCGGCCTGCTCTTTCCTTTCCCTCATGTTCTATCTTCAGTATTCCTGACGTCTCATCATACTGCACCTGTGCGTATTTGCTCCTTATCAGTTCATATTGTTCCCTGGATGCCCTGGTGCCAAGGACTTCCCCTTCTTCCTCATACAGCCTGCCAAAGATCGCAAGGAGATGCGCATCTGCTTTTCCGGCACAAAATACGACTTCCGGGAAACCGGAGCGTATCTTCCTGTGGGTATCTAGCTTGGCATACCCCAGATCCTCAAAAGGCTGGCGTCTCAAGGCGCCTTCTGCTTCCTCAAGGCTCAGTTCCCCCTTCTTTAACCTTTCCAGTATCTCGCGTGTCTCCATAATCTCCTCCTGTATGTATGCATGCTATTCATCCTGTTTCTTGATCTCTTTCTTAATATTTTCCCAGACTCTTTCCGACATCTCCTTATACTCCGTCTCCTCCACGCCCTCTTCCGGAATGACATACTTTTCCAAATACTCCCATTCCAGGCTGGCATACTCCGGATACCGCTCCATAAATTCCGTATATTCAACGATCCTGTCCTCTTCCAGCATCCTCCTGGCCATCTTCATATATCCATTAAAAGAAAGGCCATGATTACGATTAGTCCTTGTCCCGTACGCAAATACTACGCGTATATAATATTTAATTTTGCTTAAAGAAATCCTTATCTTATTCATACACATATTTATACCACCATCTACTGTTTTTTAATATATGATAACTCATTTTGAGTTAAATCTCAACGTGATTGGTTCAAGTATAATAATATGTTTCCGATAGGAGGGAATTTGTATGACGTATCACGAAGACTTGTATATGATTTATAGAGATCGTCTTAGGGCGCTGCGAGAAGATAGCGATCTTTCACAGAAAACTATCGCGGATTATCTCGGCATTGGTCAGACTACTTATTCCCAATACGAACTTGGCAAACGTTCCATGCCAGTAGAATATATTATCAGACTCTGCCAGTTTTATAACGTTTCCGCAGATTATATGCTTGGTTTAACAAATGAGAAATAAAGATCTATTTTCGGATATTTGCAACCAACTTGTTAATGTCTACATGACTGCCGGAGCGAATAAGTTTCTACGAACCCTATCTTACTAACCACTTATTATTTTGCTTCTATCGCTTTCTGTTCTCTTAATTTTTGATTTGCTTTTTCTACATTCAATTGTGTAAGCAGTAAAGCTACCAGAATATTAATAATCATTGGGAGCCACAGATACATAAAGTGAAGCATATTAATACAAGACTGTGACTGTACTGCCAGTTTTCCATCGAAACCACCAAAGTCAAGTAACCATCCCACAATTGCTGTGCCAAGTCCACTACCAATTTTTAATCCCATAGAAGTACAGGAATACATCGTTCCGTCAATTCTCTTTCCATACTGTAAAAATGTATGTTCAGAGCACTCAGCTACTAATGCATTTAAGTTTCCCTGCCATGGAGCCATACCAATCGCTCCAATCGCTGTACCCACCAGCATAAGAGGAACACTTCCCATATATCCTGCAATGATCACAATTCCACGTCCAGCTGCTGCAATCAAATATCCAGAGAAGTTCAACTTATAATATCCTTTATATTTTGCTACCATTGCCGGTAAAAACGCAAGACCTATAATAAGCGCCAGATTTATCGCTCCAGAAAATGTTCCGAGCAGTTCTGCTTTTCCGAGTACGTATGTCATATAGTAAATTCCACAGTTTATAATTGCCGAATATGTCTGTCTGAGGATATCAACAACAAGAATTACGATATAATATCTGTTATGTATTAACATTTTAATAGATTCAATCAAACTGTATTTTTCTTCTTCGGATTTTTCCTCTCCATTTCTCAGTTCTTCCTCTGGAAGTTCTTTTACCGAAAATACAGTCAGTGTATTAGAAATCAAGCCAATAATCGCATAAATAATTGCGATTGTTCTCCAGCCTTCTGCTCCCCCGCCAAGTTGCTTAACCAATCCTACTGTAATTGTCTGAATAAGAAAACTTGTACCAAATGCGAACATGAAGCGGATAGATCCCATCTGCACACGTTCTTTTAAATTCTTTGTTACCAGTGCTGTTAATGTGGAATATGCTATATTATTTGCTGTATAAAATCCTGCATTTAATAACAGGTAAGTAATAAAGAACCATGCATACTGAGAAGTTTTTCCTAATGTAGTCGGAACTGAAAATGCTGCAACCAGTGTAATTGCACATCCAAAATATGCACCAAACATCCATGGCCTTGCTTTTCCCATCTTGGTATGTGTACGGTCAATCATTGAACCAAAAATAACATCCGAAACACCGTCGAGTACCTTCGATGCTGCGATCAGCGAACCAATTACACCAGCCTTTAATCCAACAGTATTTGTCAGGTAAATCATAATAAACGAAGATAAGAATGCAAATACCACATTGCCTCCTATATCGCCGGAGCCATATCCTACTTTGTTATACCATTTTAAATATCTCTTTTCTTCCATCGTGTTCACTCCCCTATTCATTTAACATTTTTTTCTTACTGCTTCTTCCATCGGAAGCCCGGTATCATAATCCAATTGTCTTGGTTCATATTCTTCATTCTCTCGCTGTCT carries:
- the larB gene encoding nickel pincer cofactor biosynthesis protein LarB; translation: METREILERLKKGELSLEEAEGALRRQPFEDLGYAKLDTHRKIRSGFPEVVFCAGKADAHLLAIFGRLYEEEGEVLGTRASREQYELIRSKYAQVQYDETSGILKIEHEGKERAGRISVCTAGTADIPVAEEAAQVAEYFGACVERVYDVGVSGLHRLLARLETIQRANCVIAVAGMEGALASVIGGLVDKPVIAVPTSVGYGASMHGLSALLTMINSCANGISVVNIDNGYGAGYIAAQINRLGLRGRQEEERE
- a CDS encoding MFS transporter; amino-acid sequence: MEEKRYLKWYNKVGYGSGDIGGNVVFAFLSSFIMIYLTNTVGLKAGVIGSLIAASKVLDGVSDVIFGSMIDRTHTKMGKARPWMFGAYFGCAITLVAAFSVPTTLGKTSQYAWFFITYLLLNAGFYTANNIAYSTLTALVTKNLKERVQMGSIRFMFAFGTSFLIQTITVGLVKQLGGGAEGWRTIAIIYAIIGLISNTLTVFSVKELPEEELRNGEEKSEEEKYSLIESIKMLIHNRYYIVILVVDILRQTYSAIINCGIYYMTYVLGKAELLGTFSGAINLALIIGLAFLPAMVAKYKGYYKLNFSGYLIAAAGRGIVIIAGYMGSVPLMLVGTAIGAIGMAPWQGNLNALVAECSEHTFLQYGKRIDGTMYSCTSMGLKIGSGLGTAIVGWLLDFGGFDGKLAVQSQSCINMLHFMYLWLPMIINILVALLLTQLNVEKANQKLREQKAIEAK
- a CDS encoding helix-turn-helix domain-containing protein, yielding MTYHEDLYMIYRDRLRALREDSDLSQKTIADYLGIGQTTYSQYELGKRSMPVEYIIRLCQFYNVSADYMLGLTNEK